In the Numida meleagris isolate 19003 breed g44 Domestic line chromosome 5, NumMel1.0, whole genome shotgun sequence genome, one interval contains:
- the C5H21orf58 gene encoding uncharacterized protein C21orf58 homolog isoform X3 — MTDPSWVDCMAQMKLKLLEERLENEQKNLEKIESPLPAARNRHEYMLQSALKRRKNLLQELTEQHLLEELSKPSAPAGGPYRNYGAGPPHIYQIPFPAPQAETPRIIQQAMPPQPATIIQQLPQPPPLIAHIPTAQPFAYPRSGSIKEDMVEMMLMQNAQMHQIIMQNMMLKSLPPMAFAQTARSSYPLLQHTQQDLQLTAPVAVKTDRPWLSAVHHHHHYSPPGLPLHAMPAGVLMPGGPHTDRIPSPEGGQLHR; from the exons ATGACAGATCCTTCATGGGTGGATTGCATGGCCCAGATGAAACTCAAGCTCCTAGAAGAG AGActggaaaatgaacagaagaacCTAGAGAAGATCGAGtcacctctcccagcagcaa ggAACAGACATGAGTATATGCTTCAGAGTGCCTTGAAACGAAGGAAAAATCTGCTGCAGGAGCTTACG GAGCAACACCTTCTGGAAGAGCTGTCGAAGCCTTCTGCACCAGCTGGGGGACCGTATAGGAACTACGGTGCTGGTCCCCCACACATCTACCAGATACCTTTTCCAGCACCTCAAGCAGAAACACCAAGGATTATCCAACAGGCG ATGCCTCCTCAGCCTGCCACCATcatccagcagctcccacagccgCCTCCACTGATAGCACACATCCCCACTGCCCAGCCTTTTGCATATCCTCGCTCTGGAAGCATTAAAGAAG ATATGGTGGAAATGATGCTGATGCAGAATGCACAGATGCATCAGATCATCATGCAGAACATGATGCTGAAGTCTCTGCCACCGATGGCATTTGCACAGACTGCCAGATCCAGCTATCCCCTGcttcagcacacacagcag GACCTGCAGCTCACCGCTCCTGTGGCTGTGAAAACAGATCGTCCCTGGCTGTCTGCAGTgcatcaccaccaccactacTCTCCTCCAGGGCTGCCCCTCCATGCCATGCCTGCTGGGGTCCTGATGCCAG gtgGCCCACATACTGACCGCATACCTTCCCCTGAAGGTGGACAATTGCATCGCTGA
- the C5H21orf58 gene encoding uncharacterized protein C21orf58 homolog isoform X5, with product MTDPSWVDCMAQMKLKLLEERLENEQKNLEKIESPLPAARNRHEYMLQSALKRRKNLLQELTEQHLLEELSKPSAPAGGPYRNYGAGPPHIYQIPFPAPQAETPRIIQQAVRIVTPRKHWPKLALTSPFSFLIQMPPQPATIIQQLPQPPPLIAHIPTAQPFAYPRSGSIKEDMVEMMLMQNAQMHQIIMQNMMLKSLPPMAFAQTARSSYPLLQHTQQVAHILTAYLPLKVDNCIAEFNLYLSCS from the exons ATGACAGATCCTTCATGGGTGGATTGCATGGCCCAGATGAAACTCAAGCTCCTAGAAGAG AGActggaaaatgaacagaagaacCTAGAGAAGATCGAGtcacctctcccagcagcaa ggAACAGACATGAGTATATGCTTCAGAGTGCCTTGAAACGAAGGAAAAATCTGCTGCAGGAGCTTACG GAGCAACACCTTCTGGAAGAGCTGTCGAAGCCTTCTGCACCAGCTGGGGGACCGTATAGGAACTACGGTGCTGGTCCCCCACACATCTACCAGATACCTTTTCCAGCACCTCAAGCAGAAACACCAAGGATTATCCAACAGGCGGTAAGGATTGTCACTCCTAGGAAGCACTGGCCAAAATTAGCATTGacttctccattttcctttcttatccAGATGCCTCCTCAGCCTGCCACCATcatccagcagctcccacagccgCCTCCACTGATAGCACACATCCCCACTGCCCAGCCTTTTGCATATCCTCGCTCTGGAAGCATTAAAGAAG ATATGGTGGAAATGATGCTGATGCAGAATGCACAGATGCATCAGATCATCATGCAGAACATGATGCTGAAGTCTCTGCCACCGATGGCATTTGCACAGACTGCCAGATCCAGCTATCCCCTGcttcagcacacacagcag gtgGCCCACATACTGACCGCATACCTTCCCCTGAAGGTGGACAATTGCATCGCTGAGTTCAACCTGTATTTGAGCTGTTCCTAA
- the C5H21orf58 gene encoding uncharacterized protein C21orf58 homolog isoform X4 encodes MTDPSWVDCMAQMKLKLLEERLENEQKNLEKIESPLPAARNRHEYMLQSALKRRKNLLQELTEQHLLEELSKPSAPAGGPYRNYGAGPPHIYQIPFPAPQAETPRIIQQAVRIVTPRKHWPKLALTSPFSFLIQMPPQPATIIQQLPQPPPLIAHIPTAQPFAYPRSGSIKEDMVEMMLMQNAQMHQIIMQNMMLKSLPPMAFAQTARSSYPLLQHTQQMAAERRSDTVVSDDEFFYVEKMAPTDIHQQLLNVYGN; translated from the exons ATGACAGATCCTTCATGGGTGGATTGCATGGCCCAGATGAAACTCAAGCTCCTAGAAGAG AGActggaaaatgaacagaagaacCTAGAGAAGATCGAGtcacctctcccagcagcaa ggAACAGACATGAGTATATGCTTCAGAGTGCCTTGAAACGAAGGAAAAATCTGCTGCAGGAGCTTACG GAGCAACACCTTCTGGAAGAGCTGTCGAAGCCTTCTGCACCAGCTGGGGGACCGTATAGGAACTACGGTGCTGGTCCCCCACACATCTACCAGATACCTTTTCCAGCACCTCAAGCAGAAACACCAAGGATTATCCAACAGGCGGTAAGGATTGTCACTCCTAGGAAGCACTGGCCAAAATTAGCATTGacttctccattttcctttcttatccAGATGCCTCCTCAGCCTGCCACCATcatccagcagctcccacagccgCCTCCACTGATAGCACACATCCCCACTGCCCAGCCTTTTGCATATCCTCGCTCTGGAAGCATTAAAGAAG ATATGGTGGAAATGATGCTGATGCAGAATGCACAGATGCATCAGATCATCATGCAGAACATGATGCTGAAGTCTCTGCCACCGATGGCATTTGCACAGACTGCCAGATCCAGCTATCCCCTGcttcagcacacacagcag atggcagcagagaggcgCTCCGACACAGTGGTATCTGACGATGAATTcttctatgtggaaaaaatggcacccactgacattcatcaacaattgctgaatgtttatggaaactGA
- the C5H21orf58 gene encoding uncharacterized protein C21orf58 homolog isoform X1 gives MTDPSWVDCMAQMKLKLLEERLENEQKNLEKIESPLPAARNRHEYMLQSALKRRKNLLQELTEQHLLEELSKPSAPAGGPYRNYGAGPPHIYQIPFPAPQAETPRIIQQAVRIVTPRKHWPKLALTSPFSFLIQMPPQPATIIQQLPQPPPLIAHIPTAQPFAYPRSGSIKEDMVEMMLMQNAQMHQIIMQNMMLKSLPPMAFAQTARSSYPLLQHTQQDLQLTAPVAVKTDRPWLSAVHHHHHYSPPGLPLHAMPAGVLMPGGPHTDRIPSPEGGQLHR, from the exons ATGACAGATCCTTCATGGGTGGATTGCATGGCCCAGATGAAACTCAAGCTCCTAGAAGAG AGActggaaaatgaacagaagaacCTAGAGAAGATCGAGtcacctctcccagcagcaa ggAACAGACATGAGTATATGCTTCAGAGTGCCTTGAAACGAAGGAAAAATCTGCTGCAGGAGCTTACG GAGCAACACCTTCTGGAAGAGCTGTCGAAGCCTTCTGCACCAGCTGGGGGACCGTATAGGAACTACGGTGCTGGTCCCCCACACATCTACCAGATACCTTTTCCAGCACCTCAAGCAGAAACACCAAGGATTATCCAACAGGCGGTAAGGATTGTCACTCCTAGGAAGCACTGGCCAAAATTAGCATTGacttctccattttcctttcttatccAGATGCCTCCTCAGCCTGCCACCATcatccagcagctcccacagccgCCTCCACTGATAGCACACATCCCCACTGCCCAGCCTTTTGCATATCCTCGCTCTGGAAGCATTAAAGAAG ATATGGTGGAAATGATGCTGATGCAGAATGCACAGATGCATCAGATCATCATGCAGAACATGATGCTGAAGTCTCTGCCACCGATGGCATTTGCACAGACTGCCAGATCCAGCTATCCCCTGcttcagcacacacagcag GACCTGCAGCTCACCGCTCCTGTGGCTGTGAAAACAGATCGTCCCTGGCTGTCTGCAGTgcatcaccaccaccactacTCTCCTCCAGGGCTGCCCCTCCATGCCATGCCTGCTGGGGTCCTGATGCCAG gtgGCCCACATACTGACCGCATACCTTCCCCTGAAGGTGGACAATTGCATCGCTGA
- the C5H21orf58 gene encoding uncharacterized protein C21orf58 homolog isoform X2, protein MTDPSWVDCMAQMKLKLLEERLENEQKNLEKIESPLPAARNRHEYMLQSALKRRKNLLQELTEQHLLEELSKPSAPAGGPYRNYGAGPPHIYQIPFPAPQAETPRIIQQAVRIVTPRKHWPKLALTSPFSFLIQMPPQPATIIQQLPQPPPLIAHIPTAQPFAYPRSGSIKEDMVEMMLMQNAQMHQIIMQNMMLKSLPPMAFAQTARSSYPLLQHTQQGHQNPFAYLQQGPAAHRSCGCENRSSLAVCSASPPPLLSSRAAPPCHACWGPDARWPTY, encoded by the exons ATGACAGATCCTTCATGGGTGGATTGCATGGCCCAGATGAAACTCAAGCTCCTAGAAGAG AGActggaaaatgaacagaagaacCTAGAGAAGATCGAGtcacctctcccagcagcaa ggAACAGACATGAGTATATGCTTCAGAGTGCCTTGAAACGAAGGAAAAATCTGCTGCAGGAGCTTACG GAGCAACACCTTCTGGAAGAGCTGTCGAAGCCTTCTGCACCAGCTGGGGGACCGTATAGGAACTACGGTGCTGGTCCCCCACACATCTACCAGATACCTTTTCCAGCACCTCAAGCAGAAACACCAAGGATTATCCAACAGGCGGTAAGGATTGTCACTCCTAGGAAGCACTGGCCAAAATTAGCATTGacttctccattttcctttcttatccAGATGCCTCCTCAGCCTGCCACCATcatccagcagctcccacagccgCCTCCACTGATAGCACACATCCCCACTGCCCAGCCTTTTGCATATCCTCGCTCTGGAAGCATTAAAGAAG ATATGGTGGAAATGATGCTGATGCAGAATGCACAGATGCATCAGATCATCATGCAGAACATGATGCTGAAGTCTCTGCCACCGATGGCATTTGCACAGACTGCCAGATCCAGCTATCCCCTGcttcagcacacacagcag GGCCACCAAAACCCCTTTGCTTATCTCCAACAAGGACCTGCAGCTCACCGCTCCTGTGGCTGTGAAAACAGATCGTCCCTGGCTGTCTGCAGTgcatcaccaccaccactacTCTCCTCCAGGGCTGCCCCTCCATGCCATGCCTGCTGGGGTCCTGATGCCAG gtgGCCCACATACTGA